tttttttttttttaataaaatggttcatataactaaaaatgaaagaaactcatatatataagctttggttattttataaggaaagtaataaaaaaaaatacatacatgacaagttgtgattaataaagtataAAGTGGAACATAACAAGtagggaaataaaaaataaaaatatgtgtattCCACGGATACCCTTCTCTCTATCTTAAAAAACTCTTTCCattatttactaaaaaataaaatactttcaGTCTTCCTATTTAAAGTCTCTTTGTCTAAAGGCATATTTTGACATACTGTAGTGCCATTGGCCACAAAGCTCTTGTCaataatttttcacatcaaGTTTATATAAACACAATagataagaataaaaatgaaacaaactTATTTATCTTAAATGAAACATATGATAATAAATTTAGGGataacaaagagagaaaaaaaaaaggtgaaaaatctatattattaatttggttTTAGGTGAATGATTATTTTCTTCTAAAGATTGAGGCAATTACGTGATTTTTCCTGTTAAATGAATGTGCAATAATAGTGACTTTGATAAATCAAATTCTAttgttttacattttaattattCTAGTCATATTATATAGTGTTATACGGTAGATAgacattcttttatttataaatcaCTACGAgaatataaagtaaaataaaataaaaaactttaaaaaaatagaaaaatcaatTGAATCTTATTGTGGATCTCTTGATAAATTTGTTAGAagcaattataaataaattataacaaaaaaagtagACTAAATCATtacaaatgaataaaaaattcattaaaaatctgttagaaaataatgaaataatataaaaaaaataaataatgaaaatcatTACAATGATGTtcaaatatataacatatataacatttctaaatgaagaacaTAAGAAattgcaataaaataaaaatattaatgattcaCTTGATTATAATGCTAttatataagaaaatgaaaatgatgcTCAAATATATGACCTATATATAACAATATCCTTagcgaagaagaaaaaaaaaattataataaaataaaaatacgaCAGATTAATTTAccttattatattcttataaagAAAACGAAAATTTCCCGATTGGAATTATTGTATCAAACCTCAACTTGTATCGAGCTAACCCTAATTAAACATTATATGATACTCGTACCAATTTATATAGCCTGGCTCCCACTTGCATTAATTTGGTGCAAGGGCCACGCGAATAACGAACCATATATAGTTTGTTCTAGCTAGAAATCGTTCCAAGAAGAAAGACACGATGTAACTTTCCAACAAGCAAAATGTGGGAACATGAATTGTATGGCATCTCTTTAGACACCGACCATGCccatgtatttaaaaattattactaattgaTATGGACTCCATTGAGCATTACCATCACAAAATTAGCTCCCTCCAATTGGGGCACCATGTACTCGTTATCATGTACTATCACCTTTGCAATACATGTCaaacccaccccccccccccccccccccccccaacaataTTGAGCTACTTTcctttattaattttgaatttaaaagcTTTTGTGCATAGaaaacccacacacacacacacacacatatagtccccttaacacaagttgtttaacctagttatttagtcaagtgattacttagataaattatgcagatctaggttaatacaataatatcatatcatgtaaataatgcggaaaaataaagaacaccacaatatgataacccaggaaaacctaACTAGTAAATAACCTAGGGAAGATTTAACCTGGCTATACtaaaggtaaaacagatccattatgaaataattgaagtttttacaatagaacttagaccactaatgATGAAGTCTATTCGTTAGTTGAGTGTACCCATCCAGATGGTGTCAAGACCTCGTCACTGCCTCTGCAAAATGGACCAAAGCTTTCCTAAGATAGACACCGGTGTGGCGCCTGCCACAACGTCTCCGATGCCTAAGTTAGTATCTATAAATCTTTTAAGAGTAAGTGAGAAGTGTAAAAGTATTTCTTTTGGGTTAAAATTATGTACCTTTTGTATTCCTaatgagtgtgtatatatagcttTTTTGGTTTCTAGCCGTTGGGGCCTTGATTGGGGTTTTAATACTCTTTCTTGTAACGCCTCAGGGCTTATTAGTGTGCATATTGATGAGGCTCCAACGGTCTGACAACTGGCTTGTAACTGTTCAAGGAATTGAATCCTCTTATTAATGACTTGTCTGTCCTCGTCTATGCCCAGGATGGATGGATGAAGGTATTTTCTGGGGTCGTCTAAGACGGGATatctcgtcagtcccattagctgccccctcccccccccccaagtTCTATGGTCATCGTGGTGTGTCCGGACAACCATCGGAACACGAAAGGTCTTCTGATTAGGCGTGGCTCTTGGGGTTTTGTTATGCTTTTAATGTGTAGTGGTGGCGCCTTGTACATCGTGGCCACGTGGCGCGTTTTGGCTAGTGCAGTTAATGTGCCAATTGTGTGACTCTTGGTTTTCTTGCTAGATTTCAGTTTTTTGTgctttggtttttaaacttctcttcTTTTCACTTTCCCAATCATTGCTCTGAACTTCTTCTTCTCCAACTTCCCTCTGTAATTTTTTCCAAGCCGGTGCGTTCTATGGGTGAGCTCTTTGCATTTTCCTTTTAAGGTATGCCTTTCTtcccttccttttttcttttacagcATGGATTATGTCGAATTTccgatttcttttttctctctttcttggtATGTTTGTTTCTGGGCTTTTTGGGGTTTTTAGGCTTCATctctttctttccatttcttGGTTTTAATGGTCAATAGCGCTGAGATTAGAGTAGCTTGCCCCTcgatttccttcttttttgcaCGTTTAGGGGCTTCTTTAGGTGCTTCCCGTGCTTTTCTCCCTTTGGTTGGGAACTTTGTTTTTGAGGGTAGTGGTTTAGGTGTTGTATAGGGTGAGTTATCTCCTATGCTTTGTCAATCAATCAATTGGTTTAAGAGTTTGGTAAGCAAGAGAGGGGCAATGTCTGAGGTGAGATCAAGCGAACTTGAGACCGGGTTGTTGTTTAGCGACGACCCCGTGGAGGGAGATACCGCCGTCTCTGTCCCTCATGAAGTTAGGGCTTTCCATGCCCTCAAGGAGATGTGTGGTTTAGACGGTGAGATGCTCCCTAGATTCAAGAATAGATTCCAATTTCCTGACAAGGTTAGGGTTCGTCTTCTTCACGAGGAAGAACAAGCTTCCACTTCTCGCCTGGGAAGGTATGCTTCTACGAGGATGCCTTCCTGAGTGGGCTCAGATTCCCTGTCCATCCTTTCATTATGGAGCTCCTAGGCTGCTTCGACATTGCTCTTGGGCAACTTATGCCTAATTCTTGGAGGATAGTGATCAGttgtatggaaatatggttggccgCTACTGAAGGGGATATGATCAAGGTGGACGAGCTTGTTTATCTGTATCGTTTAAAGGAGTCCAAGAAGCATGGGTACTACGAGCTGGTACCCTGGGAGAGGAGGACTAGGATCGTCAGGGACCTAGCCTCGTCATCTAGATACTAGAAGTATCGCTTCTTTTTTGTGTCTGGGGATGAATGGGAGACTCCCTCTAATGAGGTGTGGGCTGATCTCCCTAGGTCTCCCTAGGTTGCTCCGTCGATGGAGAACCCCGAGTTTAGGTCCGTTGTCATTCTTGTTAGTATTTTGcacttcattctttttttttcttttttttacattctGTCACCACTAACTCTCCTGTTTGTTGTTTCGTACAATGAAAAGATGGCCTAAACTTAAGTGCAGGTATAAGAACCGTGTTGAAGCTGCTATCGAGTACACGAAGTCAATTGATGATTTCAACGATTTGATCAATCCTCGCACTTTGGCTTTACATTGTCTTGGGCTAAAGCCTTCCGCCTTCGTCCAGCGGActattgagagagaggagagaaaaagtaAGCTCAGTTCGTTATTAACTttatcttctctttcttttttttctttttttttttaactggtttttcttctttgtaGGATTGACGACCAAATTTGACAAGGATATGTATGCAAAAAAGAGGTCAAAGAAAAATGAGCCACCGTCTAATCTCAGGAAGAGAGCGGTGCGGGTGGTAGAGAAGGGAGTCTCCGTCTTTCCAGCTACCCCCGGCACTAAGATGCCGAGGACAAATTCTCTAGCCACCTCGGTTAAAGAGGTCATCCCTATCTCAAAGAGACCACGGTTGACTGACAAGGGGAAGGAAAAGGTAAATTCCCGTCCTTCCAGTGTTTGGGATGATGCCAGGCTTACGGTGGAGAGGGCACATGAGGTTGTCACTCCTGAGGAGTTGAAGATTTTCTCCAATATGCCTTCTAACGAGGTTGTGGGTTGTCATATCCAAAAACTCGTCTAGGTAAAGTGCTCTTCATTTCATCCTTCattcctcctcttttttttttttttctttttttctttcttttttgtaaggTCCCACTCTTCTTTTTCAGGTGTTGGGGGGAGAGTCTCCATATAACCTCAGAGTTCCTTACTCAAGAGGCCAAGGTCGCATCAGCGGTTTCCAGAATGGAGGCTCTAGAGGCAAAGAACTCTACACTCAAGAAGGACTTGATTAAAGCAATGGACGAGGCCATCACCGCTAAGGAGAAGGTCAAAACCTTGGGGGAAGACCTCAGAGCTGAGCAGCAGTTGACTTTAGAAAAAGATGAGCAACTTCTGGCTGCGAGGGAGAAACTCAAGACCATTGTTGCTAAGGCTGTTGAGGCTTTTTAGCAGACTAAGGAGTACAACATAGTGCTCTTTAGTTGGTATTATAAGGGTTTTGAGCTCCTAAGGTGATACCTCATCAAGCACCCTACAAGAGTGGATCTCGAGAATTTGGATCTGGAAGAGGTGGACAGAGAGATGGCAGCTGACAAAGCCTCTCAGTCTACAGCTCCTAAGGGTAATGCTCCTGGAAGTGGCCTTCctcctgctgctgctgctgatgcCTGAATCTGCTTTGTCTATGGCTTCTTGCAcatgtatatttttctttttttcttttttttttgttgcccattgtgttttgggcttttttaattctattttcaaaacaatatttCTAATTTAAGAACAATGTTTTTAGCCCCATGTTTATGggcttttaatttttagtatgAAAACGATGGCGGTTGCCcgttgtttttgggcttttaattATACTCGTGATTATATACTTACTTGTCTGTACTCTTGTTTTTGTGTGATCTCTATTCACCTCATTCCCTCAGTTACTTCTTCTCCGTTAGTAACTTATCTCCATTCTAGGCAGAACCTGGTTACTTGGCCATTCTTCGTGGTTTACATCCATTTAAAGGATCTAACCACTCTTGGCCTCGCCAGTAACTTATATCCATCTATGCAGAATCTTGTTACTTTAGCCATTTTCTTTGTGACTTATGCCCctttaagggatcttgtcactCTTGGCTTCATCAGTAACTTACATttgtctatgcggaatcttattacttagccattttcTTTGTGACTTACACCtatttaagggatcttgtcactCTTGGCTTCgttagtaacttacatccgtctgtgtgaaatcttgttacttagccattttctttgtgacttacacccatttaagggatcttgtccttcttggcttcgtcagtaacttacatccgtctgtgtggaatcttgttacttagccattttttgggcttttaggcTGCTAAATTTGCTCGCATTAGGTTATTGGCTGAATAATCTTTTTATTACTTCTCTAAAATGAATACAATTTGTTACATCTATTgatggtacttcttcaagtgctTAATGTTCCATGGTCATGGAAGTCTCTGTCTATCTAAGGTCTCCAGGTAGTAACTGCCTTGTCTTGAATAATGGACAACCtggtagggtccttcccaagtTGGGCCGAGTTTTCCTTGGGTTGGGTCTTTTTTTGCTGGGGTGACTTTGCGCAAAACAAGGTCCCCTATGTCAAGTCATCTAAGCTTCACTCTTTTGTTATAGTACTCGAACATTTTTTGTTGATACTTCTTTAATCTGTTGAAGGCTTCATCTCTGGTCTCATCCAAGCAATCCAGGTTAATATTTAATTGATCATTGTTGCTTTCTTCATGGAATGTCTCTCGTCTGACGCTACTTATTCCCATCTCGATCGGAATCACCGCTTCAGTGTCGTAAGTGAGtttgaagggggtttctcctgttgggGTTCTTGCTGTAGTCCTGTAAGCCCACAATGCATTGGGCAATTCCTTAGGCCAGACTCCCTTAGCATCGTCCAGCCTGGTTTTGATGATCTTAAGTAGTGTTCGGTTGGTCATCTCTGCTTGTCCATCCGCCTATAGGTGTCATAGGGATGAATAATGGTTCTTAATCCCCAAACCTGACCAAAAATCTTTGAAGCCTTGACTATCGAACTGCCGCCCGTTGTCTGATACGATCGTCCGTGGAATCTCAAATCTGCAGattatgttcttccatacaaagcTCTGGATTTTTGCTTCGGTGATGGTTGGCAATGCCTCTGCTTCAACCCACTTTGTAAAGTAGTCAATAACAACTAGTAGAAATTTTGCCTGTCCTTTACCTCTTGGCAGTGGACCGACAATGTCaattccccattgtgcaaatggcCAAAGGGAGGCTATCGTCGTCAGTGTCTCGACTGGGAGGCATTGGACATTCTCGAATCTCTGGCACCTATCGCACTTCTTGACGAGCTCCTTCGCATCTACTTGTATAGTAGGCCAGAAGTAACCTGTTCAGATAACTTTGCTTACAAGGGCTCTAGGGCCTGCGTGGTCTCCACAAACCCTTTAATGGATCTTTTCCAGAATGTACTTGGCTTCCTCTGCTTCAACCCACTTTGTAAAGTAgtcaataacaactaataaaaattttacctgTCCTTTACCTCTTGGCAATGGATCGACGATGTCAACTCCCCATTATGCAAATGGCCAAAGGGAGCCTATCGTCGTCAGTGTCTCGATTGGGAGGCGTTGGACATTCCCAAATCTTTGGCACCTATCGCACTTCTTGACAAGCTCCCTCGCATCTACTTGTATAATAGGCCAGAAGTAACCTGTTCAGATAACTTTGCTTATAAGGGCTTTAGGGCCTGCATGGTCTCCACAAACCCCTTAATGGATCTCTTCCAGAATGTACTTGGCTTCCTCTTTATCGACGCACTTCAAGTAGGGCATGGAAAAGCCTTTCTTGTACAACATATCATTTAGGATCGTGAATCTGGCTACACTCGTTCTGACCTTCCTAGCTTCCTCGGCATCTTAGGGGAGGTGTCTGTCCTAGAGGAAGGATATAATCGGGGTCATCCAGTTATTTGTACTCTGGATTGCAAATATAGGGACTTCTTCAATGCTACGGTGTTTTTGGACTTCAATCTTCAAGTCCCTGCTCTTTGATCCTTCTTCTGACGATGCTAGCTTTGTAATCTCATTTGCTACCATGTTCTGGCTTTTTGGGATCTGTGTGAATTCCACCCTGCCAAATTCATGTGTTAATTGCTTCGTCAGCCTAAGGTATCTTTGCATTCTCTCCTCCTTTACTTCATATTCCTCTTTTACTTGCCCTATTACCAGCTTAGAATCACTCTAGAGGAGCAAATTTTTTGCTCCTAGTGCTTTCCCAACCTTTAGCCCCATCAATATTCcttcatactctgcttcatTATTGGGGGCCGAGAATTTCAGCTGGATTCCATATTTAAGCACTTCTCCGTCTGGGGTAATGATAACGACccctactcctcccctcttttaGGCCGATGAACCATCGGTCTATATCGTCCACCATTCTATCTCTTTGGGGTGGTTGTCCTCGTCTGTAAGGGTGAACTTGGCGATGAAGTCCACCAAAGCCTGTGCTTTAATTACTGTCTTGGGGTAGTACTCAATGTTGAACTGGCTAAGCTCAATCACCCATTGGACCATTCTCCCCGCTGCCTCGGGCTTGTTCATAGACTTCTTAATGGGTTGGTCCGTTATTACCAGGATGGGGTTCGCCTAAAAATACGGTTGCAGCTTGAGCAAAGCTATTATCAACGCGAATGCGATCTTCTAAATTCTTGGGTAATTGGCTTCTGCCCCCTGGAAAGCTTGGCTGACATAGTAAACTGGGAGTTGTTTCTTGTCCTCTTCTCGAATCAAGGCTGTGCTTACAGCTGTACCTGATACTGCCAAATATAAATACAGGTTTTCCCCCTTCTTGGCCGGACTTAGGAGGGTGGATTGCTCAGGTAACGCTTTAGTTCTTGAAATGATGCCTCACATTCGTCAGTCCAGGCAAAGGCTTGCTTCACGTCTTGAAGAAAGGTAGGCCTTTGTCcgtcgctttagagacgaacctattgagtgccGCTATCCTTCCtatgagcttttggacttctttgatggtCTTTGGCAATGTCATGTCGAGTATGGCTCGCACCTTCTCTGGGTTTGCTTCTATCCccctttgggacaccatgaaccccaagaacTTCCCCAAGGCTACCCTAAAAACACACTTATTGGGGTTCAACTTCATCTGGTACTGTTTGACTGTGGCAAATGTTTCACTGAGGTCGTCTAGGTGAGCGagctcttctttgctcttgacgagcatatcatctacgtatACCTCCATATTTCTTCCGATCTATTTGCTGTACATTTTATTTACTAACTTCTGGTAGGttgcccctgcatttttcagtccgaagggcattaccttatagcaataGAGCCCTTGACTCGTGATGAAAACAGTTTTCTCCTGGTCTTCTTCAGCCATCTTTATTTGATTGTATCTtgagaatgcatccatgaacgTCAGTAATTTATGTCCTGCTGTAGAATCCACGAGCTGGTCTATCCTCGGCAAAGGAAAACTGTCTTTTGGGAAAGCTttgttcagatccgtgaagtccacgcacattctccatttcccatttacTTTCTTTACTAGGATGACATTAGCGAGCCAATCTAGGTATTAGACTTCTCGAATAAAGCCTACTGACAACAGCTTGTTAACCTCGTCCATAATTGCTTGATTCCATTCTGGAGTGAAGACTCGGTGTCTTTGCTGGACAGGCCTCTTCTCGGGGTCCACATTTAGTCTGTGCTGGATAACTTTTAGGGATATAcctggcatgtcctcgtgactccacgCGAAGATATCCAAGTTCTCTTTAAGAAGCTAGAGGAGTCTGGCCCTCATCTTGGGGCTCAATCTCGTCCCTACTCTAGTCGTCTTTGCTACATCCCCTTCGACCAGCTCTACTGTCTCCAAGGCTTCCActttatcttcttccttctcctcGATCATCCATGTATGGTTCTCTTTTGCAACTAGCATACTTGGTAGCATTCCCTGGCTAGTACTTGATCTCCTTTTACCTCGCTAACTTCTGTTGGGAACTTCACCTTCAAGCAATAGGTGGACGTGGCCGCTTTCCAACTGTTGAGTGTGGGTCTTCTGATGATCACATTGTAAGACGAAGGGTAGTCCACCACCAGGAAGTCTAATTGACGAGTCAACTACCTCGGGTGAGTTCCTACTGTGACCGTCAGTGTCACTATGCCTTTGGGATAAACCCTGTCTCCACTGAAATTGACGAGGGGGGAGTCAAATAGGCGCAACTTTCCTGGACTTAGCTTCAGCTGCTAAAAAGCAGAGAGGTAGATGATATCTGCTGAGCTGCCATTATCCACGAGGATTCTCCTGATGTTGAATCCTTCTATCGTGAGCATTATAACCAAGGGGTCTTCATGAGGCTGCTTCACTCCACTAGCATCTTCTTTCGAGAAAAACATATCTCGGTTTGTCCGTTTccgcttaaacgagggtattaTGTGGACGCTGTTCACCTGCCTTTGGCATGCCTTCTTGAAGGATCTGAACGACCTGCCTGTGGTTGGCCCACTTGTGATCCTCTTTATCTCCCTTATCACAGTTAGCAGACATTGGGACGTGTGATTCTCGTCCATAGGCGGGGATCCATGCTGGTTTTTATTATCTTCTCTGAACCTACTAGATTCCTCCTttttcacaaacttttttagTTTCCCTTTCTGTAGAAGTTCCTCTATCTGCTCCTTTAGGTCTTTGCAATCCTCAGTGTAGTGGCCGTGATCTTTGTGGAACCGGCAGTACTTCTTTTTGTCGCGCACGTGGGGTGACAAATGTAGTGGCCTTGGCCATTTGAGGTAGTGCTCATCCTTAATCTGcgccaaaattttgtcaacaggcataactaaaggagtgaattttacCGTTCGAGGAGTTTTTTCATCCTTCCTTTTACTCCCGTCTCTAGTCTGATGATCTAGTCGCTCCCTTTTTCGTCCTCTGCAATCATCTTCATTCATTCCCTTGTCACCGATTTTTTCCACATCTTTATCGTGGCTAGAGCATCTTTAGTGTTTATGTACTTTTGTGCCTTCAGGAGCATTTTTGCCATCGTCTTAGGGGGATTCTTCTCGAGTGAA
This genomic stretch from Castanea sativa cultivar Marrone di Chiusa Pesio chromosome 1, ASM4071231v1 harbors:
- the LOC142635653 gene encoding uncharacterized protein LOC142635653, yielding MNEDDCRGRKRERLDHQTRDGSKRKDEKTPRTVKFTPLVMPVDKILAQIKDEHYLKWPRPLHLSPHVRDKKKYCRFHKDHGHYTEDCKDLKEQIEELLQKGKLKKFVKKEESSRFREDNKNQHGSPPMDENHTSQCLLTVIREIKRITSGPTTGRSFRSFKKACQRQVNSVHIIPSFKRKRTNRDMFFSKEDASGVKQPHEDPLVIMLTIEGFNIRRILVDNGSSADIIYLSAF